In Nocardioides ginsengisegetis, a single window of DNA contains:
- a CDS encoding peptidoglycan bridge formation glycyltransferase FemA/FemB family protein encodes MPSAPAVREISETEHLDFIRAQRSASFLQTPAWGRVKSEWRRQSLGWFLDGELVGAALVLYRQLPKVKRYLAYLPEGPVIDWESEDLGAWLAPLTAHLKAEGAFGVRMGPPVVTRRWSAAQVKEGIADESVRTLGDLPPTERGHTGARVVSQLHELGWRPQSVEGGFAAGQPQYNFQIPLRDADGTARTEDDVLKGMNQLWRRNIKKADKQGVEVSTTEGVVGSGDLQAFHDLYLHTAERDHFTPRPLSYFRTMTEALGAEEPDRIRLHFARHEGDLVAATISIRVGAHAWYSYGASSTEKREVRGSNAVQWAMIREALAAGADVYDLRGITDTLDPDDSHVGLIQFKVGTGGEAVEYAGEWDLPINKPLYKAFDLYMKRRG; translated from the coding sequence GTGCCGAGCGCCCCTGCCGTCCGTGAGATCTCCGAGACGGAGCATCTCGACTTCATCCGCGCCCAGCGCTCCGCGAGCTTCCTGCAGACGCCGGCCTGGGGCCGGGTCAAGTCCGAGTGGCGCCGTCAGTCCCTGGGCTGGTTCCTCGACGGCGAGCTCGTCGGCGCCGCGCTCGTGCTCTACCGCCAGCTGCCGAAGGTCAAGCGCTACCTCGCCTACCTCCCCGAGGGCCCGGTCATCGACTGGGAGTCCGAGGACCTCGGCGCCTGGCTCGCGCCGCTGACCGCCCACCTGAAGGCCGAGGGCGCCTTCGGTGTCCGGATGGGCCCGCCCGTGGTCACCCGCCGGTGGAGCGCCGCGCAGGTCAAGGAGGGCATCGCCGACGAGTCGGTGCGCACCCTCGGCGACCTGCCGCCCACCGAGCGCGGTCACACCGGTGCCCGCGTCGTCTCCCAGCTCCACGAGCTCGGCTGGCGGCCCCAGTCGGTCGAGGGCGGCTTCGCGGCCGGCCAGCCGCAGTACAACTTCCAGATCCCGCTGCGCGACGCCGACGGCACCGCGCGCACCGAGGACGACGTCCTCAAGGGCATGAACCAGCTCTGGCGCCGCAACATCAAGAAGGCCGACAAGCAGGGGGTCGAGGTCAGCACCACCGAGGGTGTCGTCGGGTCCGGCGACCTCCAGGCCTTCCACGACCTCTACCTCCACACGGCCGAGCGCGACCACTTCACCCCGCGGCCGCTCTCCTACTTCCGCACGATGACCGAGGCCCTGGGCGCCGAGGAGCCCGACCGGATCCGGCTCCACTTCGCCCGCCACGAGGGCGACCTGGTCGCGGCCACGATCTCCATCCGGGTCGGCGCCCACGCCTGGTACTCCTACGGCGCCTCCTCCACCGAGAAGCGCGAGGTCCGCGGCTCCAACGCCGTGCAGTGGGCGATGATCCGCGAGGCGCTCGCCGCCGGCGCCGACGTCTACGACCTGCGGGGCATCACCGACACCCTCGACCCCGACGACTCCCACGTGGGCCTGATCCAGTTCAAGGTCGGCACGGGCGGCGAGGCCGTCGAGTACGCCGGCGAGTGGGACCTGCCGATCAACAAGCCGCTCTACAAGGCGTTCGACCTCTACATGAAGCGGCGCGGCTGA
- a CDS encoding deoxyribonuclease IV, whose amino-acid sequence MTVPIGAHVDQTDPIAEARARNAPLVQFFLGDPQGYKGPEFAYAGGAEGLRADAEAAGIDLYVHAPYIVNVATTNNRIRIPSRKLLQQHVDAAASIGAKGLIVHGGHVNKDDDPAIGFDNWRKAIEATDLKLPLLIENTAGGDNAMTRHLDRIGRVFDAISSAEQSDRVGFCLDTCHAHAGGNALETVVDDVRRITGRIDLVHCNDSRDDFDSGADRHANFGAGRIDPDLLAAVVRDAGAPVVCETPGGAAEHTADFAWLAERL is encoded by the coding sequence ATGACTGTCCCGATCGGCGCCCACGTGGACCAGACCGACCCCATCGCCGAGGCCCGGGCCCGCAACGCCCCGCTGGTGCAGTTCTTCCTGGGCGACCCGCAGGGCTACAAGGGCCCGGAGTTCGCCTACGCGGGCGGCGCCGAGGGGCTGCGCGCCGACGCGGAGGCGGCCGGCATCGACCTCTACGTCCACGCCCCCTACATCGTCAACGTCGCCACGACCAACAACCGGATCCGCATCCCCAGCCGCAAGCTGCTCCAGCAGCACGTCGACGCGGCGGCCTCGATCGGCGCCAAGGGCCTGATCGTCCACGGCGGCCACGTGAACAAGGACGACGACCCTGCGATCGGCTTCGACAACTGGCGCAAGGCGATCGAGGCGACCGACCTCAAGCTGCCGCTGCTCATCGAGAACACCGCCGGCGGCGACAACGCCATGACCCGCCACCTCGACCGGATCGGCCGGGTCTTCGACGCGATTTCCAGCGCCGAGCAGTCCGACCGGGTCGGCTTCTGCCTCGACACCTGCCACGCCCACGCCGGCGGCAACGCCCTGGAGACGGTCGTCGACGACGTGCGTCGCATCACCGGCCGCATCGACCTGGTCCACTGCAACGACAGCCGCGACGACTTCGACTCCGGCGCCGACCGGCACGCCAACTTCGGCGCGGGCCGGATCGACCCCGACCTGCTGGCCGCCGTCGTCCGCGACGCCGGGGCGCCCGTGGTGTGCGAGACGCCGGGTGGTGCCGCCGAGCACACCGCCGACTTCGCCTGGCTGGCCGAGCGCCTGTGA
- the rpsF gene encoding 30S ribosomal protein S6, with translation MRAYEVMVILDPSLEERTVEPSLDKYLNVIRKDGGSVESVDVWGRRRLAYEVKKNAEGIYAVISLNAEPATVKEFDRQLSLNESILRTKVIRPDAK, from the coding sequence ATGCGTGCTTATGAAGTGATGGTCATCCTCGACCCCAGCCTTGAAGAGCGCACTGTCGAGCCGTCGCTCGACAAGTACCTCAACGTCATCCGCAAGGATGGTGGATCGGTCGAGTCCGTCGACGTCTGGGGACGTCGCCGGCTGGCCTACGAGGTCAAGAAGAACGCCGAGGGCATCTACGCCGTCATCTCGCTGAACGCCGAGCCTGCCACGGTCAAGGAGTTCGACCGCCAGCTCAGCCTCAACGAGTCGATCCTCCGCACGAAGGTCATCCGCCCCGACGCCAAGTGA
- a CDS encoding single-stranded DNA-binding protein has translation MAGETVITVVGNLVDDPELRFTPSGAAVANFRIASTPRTFDRQANEWKDGDALFLSCSVWRQAAENVAESLQRGMRVVVQGRLKQRSYETREGEKRTVVELEVDEVGPSLAFATAKVTRASRQGGGGGGGFSGGGSQGGQSRPQAPAGGDDPWATPAPQSGGGGFGGGQPAGGNDPWGAPGVGSDEPPF, from the coding sequence ATGGCAGGCGAGACCGTCATCACCGTGGTCGGCAACCTCGTCGACGACCCGGAGCTGCGCTTCACCCCCTCGGGTGCGGCCGTGGCCAACTTCCGGATCGCGTCGACGCCGCGCACGTTCGACCGACAGGCGAACGAGTGGAAGGACGGCGACGCGCTGTTCCTCTCCTGCTCGGTGTGGCGCCAGGCCGCGGAGAACGTGGCCGAGTCCCTCCAGCGCGGCATGCGTGTCGTGGTGCAGGGTCGCCTGAAGCAGCGCTCCTACGAGACCCGTGAGGGCGAGAAGCGCACCGTCGTCGAGCTCGAGGTCGACGAGGTGGGCCCCTCCCTGGCGTTCGCCACGGCCAAGGTCACCCGCGCCTCCCGTCAGGGCGGCGGCGGTGGCGGCGGCTTCTCCGGTGGCGGCAGCCAGGGCGGCCAGTCCCGTCCGCAGGCTCCGGCCGGCGGGGACGACCCGTGGGCCACCCCGGCACCCCAGTCGGGTGGCGGCGGCTTCGGCGGCGGCCAGCCCGCGGGCGGCAACGACCCGTGGGGCGCTCCCGGCGTGGGCTCGGACGAGCCCCCGTTCTGA
- the rpsR gene encoding 30S ribosomal protein S18, with the protein MAKAVIRKPKKKVCQFCKEKATGVDYKDTTLLRKFISDRGKIRARRVTGNCVQHQRDVAIAVKNAREVALLPYTSTGR; encoded by the coding sequence ATGGCCAAGGCAGTGATTCGCAAGCCCAAGAAGAAGGTTTGCCAGTTCTGCAAGGAGAAGGCGACCGGTGTCGACTACAAGGACACCACGCTGCTCCGCAAGTTCATCTCCGACCGCGGCAAGATCCGCGCGCGTCGGGTCACCGGCAACTGCGTCCAGCACCAGCGCGACGTCGCCATTGCCGTCAAGAACGCCCGTGAGGTAGCCCTGCTGCCCTACACCTCGACCGGTCGCTGA
- the rplI gene encoding 50S ribosomal protein L9 — protein MKLILTQEVTGLGAPGDVVEVKDGYGRNYLVPRGVAIRWTRGAEKTVESIKSARASRAVRDHDHAEQIKTKLEANPVSVKVRSGEGGRLFGAVTVAEIAGALTDASGEAVDKRTIVLGNPIKSLGSHQVSVKLHDEVSATVALNVIPA, from the coding sequence ATGAAGCTCATCCTGACCCAGGAAGTGACCGGCCTCGGCGCCCCCGGCGACGTGGTGGAGGTCAAGGACGGTTACGGCCGCAACTACCTCGTCCCGCGCGGTGTCGCCATCCGCTGGACCCGCGGTGCGGAGAAGACCGTCGAGTCGATCAAGTCCGCGCGCGCCTCGCGTGCGGTCCGTGACCACGACCACGCCGAGCAGATCAAGACCAAGCTCGAGGCCAACCCGGTCTCGGTGAAGGTCCGCTCGGGCGAGGGCGGCCGCCTCTTCGGCGCCGTCACCGTCGCCGAGATCGCCGGTGCGCTCACCGACGCCTCGGGCGAGGCCGTCGACAAGCGCACGATCGTGCTCGGCAACCCGATCAAGTCCCTGGGCTCGCACCAGGTCTCGGTCAAGCTGCACGACGAGGTGTCCGCCACGGTGGCCCTCAACGTCATCCCGGCCTGA
- a CDS encoding MATE family efflux transporter, with protein MARAHDREILRLAVPAFLALVAEPLFLLADAAIVGHLGTAPLAGLGIAAAVLQTAIGLCVFLAYGTTAGVARHVGAGDLRGAIAQGVDGVWLAVAIGSLTTVLGVVLTEPLVHAFGADASVTAPAATYLRIAFLGTVPLLVMLATTGVLRGLQDTRTPLVVAVAGNALNVVLNLVLVHGTGGWGGLGIAGSALGSVLAQVTSAAGLLGVVVRAARREGASLRPDLPGIRAAAHAAVALVVRTLTLRAALLVTTYAVTVAATTARDQQVDLATHQLAMTLWTFLAFVLDAIAIAAQAITGRYLGAGDVDGTRAVTRRMVTWGVRGGVVTGLLLATASPFLGALFTDDRAVRDLLVPVLLVAALFQPVAGVVFVLDGVLIGAGDGAYLARGGLVTLVVYAPVALLVASTAAGLTVLWVAFAGLFMLARFAVLVQRARGDAWLVTGT; from the coding sequence ATGGCCAGGGCCCACGACCGCGAGATCCTCCGCCTCGCCGTCCCGGCGTTCCTCGCGCTGGTCGCCGAGCCGCTCTTCCTCCTGGCCGACGCCGCGATCGTCGGGCACCTCGGCACCGCGCCCCTCGCGGGCCTCGGCATCGCCGCCGCGGTGCTCCAGACCGCCATCGGGCTGTGCGTGTTCCTGGCCTACGGCACCACCGCCGGCGTGGCCCGCCACGTCGGCGCCGGCGACCTCCGGGGCGCGATCGCGCAGGGCGTCGACGGCGTGTGGCTGGCCGTCGCCATCGGCAGCCTGACCACCGTCCTCGGCGTCGTCCTCACCGAGCCGCTGGTGCACGCGTTCGGCGCCGACGCCAGCGTCACCGCGCCCGCCGCGACCTACCTCCGCATCGCCTTCCTCGGCACCGTCCCGCTCCTGGTCATGCTCGCGACGACCGGCGTCCTGCGCGGCCTGCAGGACACCCGCACCCCGCTCGTGGTCGCCGTCGCGGGCAACGCCCTCAACGTCGTGCTCAACCTCGTGCTGGTCCACGGGACCGGGGGCTGGGGCGGCCTCGGCATCGCCGGTTCGGCCCTCGGCTCGGTCCTCGCCCAGGTGACCAGCGCCGCCGGCCTGCTCGGCGTCGTCGTGCGGGCCGCCCGCCGCGAGGGTGCGTCCCTGCGACCCGACCTGCCCGGCATCCGGGCCGCCGCGCACGCCGCAGTCGCCCTCGTCGTCCGCACCCTCACCCTGCGTGCCGCCCTGCTGGTCACGACGTACGCCGTCACGGTCGCCGCCACCACCGCCCGCGACCAGCAGGTCGACCTCGCCACCCACCAGCTCGCGATGACGCTGTGGACGTTCCTCGCGTTCGTGCTCGACGCGATCGCGATCGCCGCCCAGGCGATCACCGGCCGCTACCTCGGCGCCGGGGACGTCGACGGCACCCGCGCCGTGACCCGCCGGATGGTCACCTGGGGCGTCCGGGGCGGGGTCGTGACCGGACTCCTGCTCGCCACCGCCAGCCCCTTCCTCGGCGCCCTGTTCACCGACGACCGGGCGGTCCGCGACCTGCTCGTGCCCGTCCTCCTCGTCGCCGCGCTCTTCCAGCCGGTCGCCGGGGTCGTGTTCGTCCTCGACGGGGTGCTGATCGGCGCCGGCGACGGCGCCTACCTCGCCCGCGGCGGCCTGGTCACCCTCGTGGTCTACGCACCCGTGGCGCTGCTCGTCGCCTCGACCGCGGCCGGCCTGACCGTCCTCTGGGTCGCCTTCGCCGGACTCTTCATGCTCGCCCGCTTCGCCGTGCTCGTGCAGCGGGCGCGGGGCGACGCGTGGCTGGTCACCGGGACGTAG
- the dnaB gene encoding replicative DNA helicase, with the protein MSVTEHDSRSFPEPPIDDWGDGPASYAPGERPTSPGDRTPPQDMAAEQSVLGSMLLSKDAIADVAEVLRGTDFYRPSHETIHDAIIDLYSRSEPVDMITVAAELQRRGELQKIGGAPYLHTLSANVPIAANAGYYAEIVREKSILRRLVDAGTKIVQIGYAGEGQVDDVVDQAQAEVYKIADKRSGEDYVPLSDIMDGVLDEIEAIGNREAGLYGVPTGFADLDDLTNGLHSGQMIIVAARPAMGKSTLALDFCRAASIHNNLTSCFFSLEMTRSEITMRLLSAEAKVPLNHIRNGQMNDDDWAKLARKMGEVSSAPMFIDDSPNMTMMEIRAKARRLKQRHDLQLIVIDYMQLMSSGKKVESRQLEVSEFSRQIKLLAKELELPIIALSQLNRGPEQRGDKRPMMSDLRESGSLEQDADMVILLHRDDVYEKESTRPGEADLIVAKHRNGPTRDITVAFQGHYSRFVDMAH; encoded by the coding sequence ATGAGCGTCACCGAGCACGACTCGAGGAGCTTCCCCGAGCCGCCGATCGACGACTGGGGCGACGGCCCCGCGTCGTACGCCCCCGGCGAGCGGCCCACGAGCCCGGGCGACCGCACGCCGCCCCAGGACATGGCCGCCGAGCAGTCCGTCCTCGGCTCGATGCTGCTGTCCAAGGACGCCATCGCCGACGTGGCCGAGGTGCTGCGCGGGACCGACTTCTACCGGCCCTCGCACGAAACGATCCACGACGCGATCATCGACCTCTACAGCCGCAGCGAGCCGGTCGACATGATCACCGTCGCCGCCGAGCTCCAGCGCCGCGGCGAGCTCCAGAAGATCGGCGGGGCGCCCTACCTCCACACGCTGTCGGCCAACGTGCCGATCGCCGCCAACGCCGGCTACTACGCCGAGATCGTCCGGGAGAAGTCCATCCTGCGACGGCTCGTCGACGCCGGCACCAAGATCGTCCAGATCGGCTACGCCGGCGAGGGACAGGTCGACGACGTGGTCGACCAGGCGCAGGCCGAGGTCTACAAGATCGCCGACAAGCGCTCCGGCGAGGACTACGTCCCGCTGAGCGACATCATGGACGGCGTCCTCGACGAGATCGAGGCGATCGGCAACCGCGAGGCCGGCCTCTACGGTGTGCCCACCGGCTTCGCCGACCTCGACGACCTGACCAACGGTCTGCACTCCGGCCAGATGATCATCGTCGCGGCGCGACCTGCTATGGGCAAGTCGACCCTGGCCCTCGACTTCTGCCGGGCGGCGTCGATCCACAACAACCTGACCAGCTGCTTCTTCAGCCTGGAGATGACGCGCTCGGAGATCACGATGCGCCTGCTCTCGGCCGAGGCGAAGGTGCCGCTGAACCACATCCGCAACGGCCAGATGAACGACGACGACTGGGCCAAGCTCGCGCGCAAGATGGGCGAGGTCTCCTCGGCGCCGATGTTCATCGACGACTCGCCCAACATGACGATGATGGAGATCCGGGCCAAGGCCCGTCGCCTCAAGCAGCGCCACGACCTGCAGCTGATCGTCATCGACTACATGCAGCTGATGAGCTCGGGCAAGAAGGTCGAGTCCCGCCAGCTCGAGGTCTCGGAGTTCTCGCGCCAGATCAAGCTGCTCGCCAAGGAGCTCGAGCTCCCGATCATCGCGCTGTCCCAGCTCAACCGTGGTCCCGAGCAGCGCGGCGACAAGCGCCCGATGATGAGCGACCTGCGTGAGTCGGGATCGCTCGAGCAGGACGCCGACATGGTGATCCTGCTGCACCGCGACGACGTCTACGAGAAGGAGTCGACCCGCCCCGGCGAGGCCGACCTGATCGTGGCCAAGCACCGCAACGGCCCGACCCGCGACATCACCGTCGCGTTCCAGGGCCACTACTCACGCTTCGTCGACATGGCCCACTGA
- a CDS encoding succinylglutamate desuccinylase/aspartoacylase family protein → MARASFEIGGVRVRAGKSQSLSLPITRLVTGADVELPVRVVHGREPGPTVWIDAAIHGDEAVGVEVVRQVLAALDPKTLCGTLIAVPIVNVLGFMTGSRYLPDRRDLNRSFPGSARGSLASRIAHLMMTEVVAKCEVGIDLHTGSDRRSNLPQIRTDLEDPRTRELAAAFGAPVMLHAKLRDGSLRHAAREQGAKVLLYEAGEAWRMDAWAIDAGVRGVRRVLAALGMTDPVDEEPPPPSAESWRSSWVRARGTGMLHLEADLGQRVEAGERLGGLFDSFGKRVRLVHADRAGIVIGRTEAPLVNSGDAVVHLAEVEPTPEPPPGPPAPEG, encoded by the coding sequence ATGGCCCGCGCGTCCTTCGAGATCGGCGGCGTCCGGGTCCGGGCCGGCAAGTCCCAGTCGTTGTCCCTGCCCATCACCCGGCTGGTGACCGGGGCCGACGTCGAGCTCCCGGTCCGGGTCGTGCACGGCCGCGAGCCGGGCCCCACGGTCTGGATCGACGCGGCGATCCACGGCGACGAGGCCGTCGGCGTGGAGGTGGTCCGCCAGGTGCTGGCCGCCCTGGACCCCAAGACCCTGTGCGGCACGCTGATCGCGGTGCCGATCGTCAACGTGCTCGGCTTCATGACCGGCAGCCGCTACCTGCCCGACCGCCGCGACCTGAACCGGTCCTTCCCCGGGTCGGCCCGTGGCTCGCTGGCCTCCCGGATCGCGCACCTGATGATGACCGAGGTGGTGGCCAAGTGCGAGGTCGGCATCGACCTGCACACCGGCTCGGACCGCCGCTCCAACCTGCCCCAGATCCGCACCGACCTCGAGGACCCCCGCACTCGCGAGCTGGCCGCCGCCTTCGGTGCGCCCGTCATGCTGCACGCCAAGCTCCGCGACGGCTCGCTGCGGCACGCCGCCCGCGAGCAGGGTGCCAAGGTGCTGCTCTACGAGGCCGGCGAGGCCTGGCGGATGGACGCCTGGGCGATCGACGCCGGGGTCCGCGGCGTACGCCGGGTGCTCGCCGCCCTCGGCATGACCGACCCGGTCGACGAGGAACCGCCCCCACCGAGCGCGGAGTCCTGGCGCAGCAGCTGGGTGCGCGCCCGCGGCACCGGCATGCTCCACCTCGAGGCCGACCTGGGCCAGCGGGTCGAGGCCGGTGAGCGCCTGGGCGGTCTCTTCGACTCCTTCGGCAAGCGGGTCCGCCTCGTGCACGCCGACCGCGCCGGCATCGTCATCGGCCGCACCGAGGCGCCGCTGGTCAACAGCGGCGACGCGGTCGTCCACCTCGCCGAGGTCGAGCCGACCCCCGAGCCCCCACCGGGACCACCGGCCCCGGAGGGGTGA
- a CDS encoding RimK/LysX family protein: MSAEPSYTVAGWREWVSLPGAGVPWVKAKLDTGARSSSIHAFDVEEWEKDGKPWVRFSIHPWQKSDADVVEVEAEVLDVRAVRSSSGQSEDRIVVPMDVTLMGRTITTEMTLSRRDEMGFRMLVGREGLRQGYVVDPGSSYLGGRPPVAMRRRNRGR; encoded by the coding sequence GTGTCAGCAGAACCTTCCTACACCGTTGCAGGTTGGCGCGAGTGGGTGAGTCTCCCCGGCGCCGGGGTGCCGTGGGTGAAGGCCAAGCTCGACACGGGTGCCCGCTCGTCGTCGATCCACGCCTTCGACGTCGAGGAGTGGGAGAAGGACGGGAAGCCCTGGGTCCGCTTCTCGATCCACCCGTGGCAGAAGTCGGACGCCGACGTGGTCGAGGTCGAGGCCGAGGTGCTCGACGTCCGCGCCGTGCGGAGCTCGTCGGGCCAGAGCGAGGACCGGATCGTGGTGCCGATGGACGTCACCCTGATGGGGCGCACCATCACCACCGAGATGACGCTGAGCCGTCGTGACGAGATGGGCTTCCGGATGCTCGTGGGCCGCGAGGGCCTGCGCCAGGGGTACGTCGTGGACCCCGGCAGCTCCTACCTCGGCGGCCGCCCGCCGGTGGCGATGCGTCGCCGGAACCGGGGTCGCTGA
- a CDS encoding RimK family alpha-L-glutamate ligase, which translates to MKIAILSRAPRSYSTQRLRTAALDRGHDVKVLNTLRFSIDLSGDEPDLQFRGRTLSHYDAVLPRIGNSITYFGTAVVRQFEQMDVYTPNTSYGISNSRDKLRATQILSKHNIGMPATTFVQGRADVIPAIERVGGAPVVIKLLEGTQGIGVILAPEIKTAEAIIETLQSTKQNVLIQHFVKESKGRDIRALVVGDRVVAAMRRVAKGDEFRSNVHRGGSVEPVDLDPEFEKAAVRAAQIMGLRVAGVDMLEGNDGPLVMEVNSSPGLEGIERATLLDVAGSIIDYIDNQVAFPEIDVRQRLTVSTGYGVAEILVQAASDLVGKTLGESGLRERDISALTLQRGTNVIPNPSDRHVLEAGDRLLSFGKLEEMRSMIPSRRRRTRKVKKLPAEPIHEG; encoded by the coding sequence ATGAAAATCGCGATCCTGTCCCGTGCGCCCCGCTCGTACAGTACGCAGCGCCTGCGCACCGCCGCCCTCGACCGGGGCCACGACGTCAAGGTGTTGAACACGCTGCGGTTCAGCATCGACCTGTCCGGTGACGAGCCGGACCTGCAGTTCCGCGGGAGAACCCTCTCGCACTACGACGCCGTCCTGCCGCGGATCGGCAACTCGATCACCTACTTCGGCACCGCCGTCGTGCGGCAGTTCGAGCAGATGGACGTCTACACGCCCAACACCTCCTACGGGATCTCCAACTCGCGCGACAAGCTGCGGGCCACCCAGATCCTGTCGAAGCACAACATCGGCATGCCGGCCACGACGTTCGTCCAGGGCCGCGCCGACGTGATCCCCGCCATCGAGCGGGTCGGCGGGGCGCCGGTCGTGATCAAGCTCCTCGAGGGCACGCAGGGCATCGGGGTGATCCTCGCCCCCGAGATCAAGACCGCCGAGGCGATCATCGAGACGCTGCAGAGCACCAAGCAGAACGTGCTCATCCAGCACTTCGTCAAGGAGAGCAAGGGCCGCGACATCCGCGCCCTCGTCGTCGGCGACCGGGTCGTCGCGGCGATGCGCCGGGTCGCGAAGGGCGACGAGTTCCGCTCCAACGTGCACCGCGGCGGCTCCGTCGAGCCGGTGGACCTCGACCCGGAGTTCGAGAAGGCCGCCGTGCGCGCCGCCCAGATCATGGGCCTGCGGGTCGCGGGCGTGGACATGCTCGAGGGCAACGACGGCCCGCTGGTGATGGAGGTCAACTCCTCGCCCGGCCTGGAAGGCATCGAGCGCGCCACCCTGCTCGACGTGGCCGGCTCGATCATCGACTACATCGACAACCAGGTCGCCTTCCCCGAGATCGACGTGCGCCAGCGGCTCACCGTCTCGACCGGGTACGGCGTGGCCGAGATCCTTGTGCAGGCAGCCTCCGACCTCGTCGGCAAGACGCTGGGCGAGTCCGGACTGCGGGAGCGCGACATCTCGGCGCTGACCCTGCAGCGCGGCACCAACGTGATCCCCAACCCGAGCGACCGGCACGTGCTGGAGGCCGGGGACCGGCTGCTCAGCTTCGGCAAGCTCGAGGAGATGCGCTCGATGATCCCGAGCCGTCGCCGGCGTACGCGCAAGGTCAAGAAGCTGCCCGCGGAGCCGATCCACGAGGGCTAG
- a CDS encoding GNAT family N-acetyltransferase has product MQDLSAVPWPVRTERLSIRPATVADLEPTWEFRRRPEVSAWLTSLPSDLEGYRDRFDRPLRLSRTLVIELGEPGGPIVGDLMLWLKDAWAQSEVEEQGRRKQVELGWVVHPDHAGRGIATEAVAALLRVCFEDLGVHRVEALCFADNEASWRLMERVGMRREAHYVAESLHRSGRWLDSYAYAVLADEWRDRS; this is encoded by the coding sequence GTGCAGGACCTGTCCGCCGTGCCCTGGCCCGTGCGGACCGAGCGGCTCTCGATCCGGCCGGCCACGGTCGCGGACCTCGAGCCGACGTGGGAGTTCCGCCGGCGGCCCGAGGTCAGCGCGTGGCTGACCTCGCTGCCCAGCGACCTCGAGGGTTACCGCGACCGCTTCGACCGGCCGCTCCGGCTGTCGCGCACGCTCGTCATCGAGCTCGGCGAGCCCGGCGGCCCGATCGTCGGCGACCTGATGCTCTGGCTCAAGGACGCCTGGGCTCAGTCGGAGGTCGAGGAGCAGGGCCGCCGGAAGCAGGTCGAGCTCGGCTGGGTGGTCCACCCCGACCACGCCGGTCGCGGCATCGCCACCGAGGCCGTCGCCGCGCTGCTCCGCGTCTGCTTCGAGGACCTCGGCGTGCACCGGGTCGAGGCGCTCTGCTTCGCCGACAACGAGGCGTCGTGGCGGCTGATGGAGCGGGTCGGCATGCGGCGCGAGGCGCACTACGTCGCCGAGTCGCTGCACCGCTCCGGCCGCTGGCTGGACAGCTACGCCTACGCGGTGCTCGCCGACGAGTGGCGGGACCGCTCCTAG